A window of Thermococcus aggregans contains these coding sequences:
- a CDS encoding mannose-1-phosphate guanylyltransferase/mannose-6-phosphate isomerase, whose protein sequence is MKTIILAGGKGTRLWPLSRELMPKQFIRIFDSTSLFQKTVERALKFSKPKEIFIVTNKEYKFRVLDDLNELGIEVPEENILPEPVGKNTLPAIFWGVKVIEESYGRSKVAVLPSDHLIRVNDDYIRAFKNAEKLADKYFVTFGIKPTRPHTGYGYIKPGEKLEGGYKVEEFKEKPDYETAKRYVEEGYYWNSGMFLFDSSLFIEEVKNVAPEVYNAFKEAKSIEEAYEKVPEISVDYGVMEKTDKAAVVPLNTYWNDLGSFDAIYEAFEKDENGNATRISGFKGDYINVDSRNNLVITERLTATVGVEDLVIIDTGDALLVAKKGETQKVKEAYKKLVEKGDERAIVHRTAYRPWGSYTVLEEGERYKIKRLTVLPGKRLSLQRHYHRSEHWVVVKGTAKVKIGDKELLLRPGESTFIPAGVIHRLENPGKVVLEVIETQIGEYLGEDDIERFQDDFGRD, encoded by the coding sequence ATGAAGACGATTATTCTCGCTGGGGGGAAGGGCACGAGATTGTGGCCATTAAGTAGAGAGTTAATGCCAAAGCAGTTTATAAGGATCTTTGACAGCACATCTCTTTTCCAAAAGACCGTTGAAAGAGCATTAAAATTTTCAAAGCCCAAAGAGATATTCATCGTTACAAACAAGGAGTACAAGTTTAGAGTTTTAGACGATCTAAATGAACTTGGTATAGAAGTTCCAGAGGAGAACATACTGCCTGAGCCCGTTGGAAAAAACACTTTGCCTGCTATTTTCTGGGGAGTGAAAGTCATAGAAGAGAGTTATGGGAGGTCAAAAGTAGCTGTTCTCCCCTCAGACCACTTGATAAGGGTTAATGATGACTACATAAGAGCCTTTAAAAACGCCGAGAAACTTGCGGATAAGTATTTCGTGACCTTTGGTATCAAACCCACAAGACCCCACACTGGATATGGCTACATAAAACCTGGAGAAAAACTCGAAGGCGGATACAAAGTTGAGGAATTCAAAGAAAAACCGGATTACGAGACCGCAAAGCGTTATGTGGAAGAAGGTTACTACTGGAACAGCGGGATGTTTCTCTTTGATAGTTCACTGTTTATTGAGGAAGTGAAAAATGTCGCTCCCGAAGTGTATAACGCCTTTAAAGAGGCAAAGAGCATAGAAGAAGCTTACGAAAAAGTGCCAGAAATTTCTGTTGATTATGGAGTAATGGAGAAAACTGACAAAGCAGCCGTAGTGCCTTTAAACACCTACTGGAACGACTTAGGAAGTTTTGATGCAATATATGAAGCCTTTGAAAAAGATGAAAATGGAAACGCCACCAGAATAAGCGGATTCAAAGGAGATTACATAAACGTTGATTCAAGGAATAACTTGGTAATAACAGAGAGATTAACAGCAACAGTAGGGGTAGAAGACCTCGTGATAATAGACACTGGGGATGCCCTACTGGTGGCTAAAAAAGGCGAAACTCAAAAAGTCAAAGAGGCCTACAAAAAGTTAGTAGAAAAAGGAGACGAAAGAGCTATAGTGCATAGAACTGCATACAGACCTTGGGGATCTTATACGGTTCTTGAAGAGGGAGAAAGATACAAAATAAAGCGCTTAACAGTCTTGCCCGGTAAAAGGCTATCCCTCCAGAGGCATTACCATCGTTCGGAGCACTGGGTTGTTGTCAAGGGGACTGCAAAAGTCAAAATCGGAGACAAAGAACTCTTGCTAAGGCCGGGAGAGAGCACTTTTATTCCCGCAGGGGTCATCCACAGGCTTGAGAACCCCGGAAAAGTTGTTCTTGAAGTTATAGAGACTCAAATCGGTGAGTACCTCGGTGAAGACGACATCGAAAGATTTCAAGATGACTTTGGAAGAGATTAA
- the glmM gene encoding phosphoglucosamine mutase, translating into MGKIFGTFGVRGIANEQITPEFALKMGMAFGTLLKREQPDKELWVVVGRDTRVSGEMLKNALISGLLSVGINVIDVGISPTPAIQFACKYFKVDGGAVITASHNPPEYNGIKLLEPNGLGLKKEREAIVEELFLKEDFQRARWDEIGQLVERDIIRPYIDTIKARVDVEAIRKRKPFVVVDTSNGAGSLVLPYLLRELGCKVVSVNAHPDGHFPARNPEPNEENLQGFMKIVKALGADFGIAQDGDADRAVFIDENGNFIQGDKTFALVVKAMLEENKGGLVVTTVATSHVIDELAKMYGGKVLKTKVGDLIVSRALLEHNGLIGGEENGGVIFPDHVLGRDGAMTAAKIVEIFAKRGKKFSELIDELPKFYQVKTKRHIGGDRKAIVAKVAEIAEKEGLKIDTTDGTKILLEDGWVLVRASGTEPIIRIFAEARSEEKAKEYLNLGLELLEKALKL; encoded by the coding sequence ATGGGCAAGATATTCGGAACATTCGGCGTTAGAGGAATCGCAAATGAACAGATAACCCCCGAATTTGCACTCAAAATGGGAATGGCATTTGGAACACTCTTAAAAAGAGAGCAACCAGACAAAGAGCTCTGGGTTGTCGTTGGAAGAGACACAAGAGTCAGCGGTGAGATGCTCAAAAACGCACTGATAAGCGGCCTCTTAAGCGTTGGAATTAACGTTATAGATGTCGGGATATCTCCAACTCCAGCGATCCAGTTTGCGTGTAAATATTTCAAGGTCGATGGAGGGGCCGTAATAACTGCAAGTCACAATCCACCAGAATACAACGGAATAAAGCTTCTTGAGCCAAATGGTCTAGGTCTTAAGAAAGAAAGAGAAGCCATTGTAGAAGAGCTGTTCCTTAAAGAAGACTTTCAAAGAGCCAGATGGGATGAAATAGGCCAGTTAGTGGAGAGAGACATAATAAGGCCCTACATAGACACAATAAAGGCCAGGGTGGATGTTGAAGCAATAAGAAAGAGAAAGCCCTTCGTTGTCGTGGATACTTCAAACGGTGCGGGTTCTCTGGTGCTTCCGTATCTCTTGAGGGAGCTTGGCTGCAAAGTTGTCAGTGTAAACGCCCATCCAGATGGCCACTTCCCCGCAAGAAACCCCGAGCCGAACGAGGAGAACCTTCAAGGATTTATGAAGATCGTGAAAGCCCTTGGAGCAGACTTTGGAATTGCCCAAGATGGCGACGCCGATCGCGCTGTTTTTATAGATGAGAATGGAAACTTCATACAGGGAGACAAGACCTTCGCCCTAGTTGTAAAAGCTATGTTAGAGGAGAACAAAGGCGGCCTAGTTGTAACGACAGTAGCTACTTCCCACGTAATAGACGAGCTTGCCAAGATGTACGGAGGAAAAGTTCTGAAGACGAAAGTTGGAGACCTTATAGTCTCAAGGGCATTGCTTGAACACAACGGACTTATAGGAGGAGAAGAAAACGGAGGAGTTATCTTCCCAGACCACGTTTTGGGCAGAGATGGCGCTATGACAGCCGCAAAGATAGTCGAGATTTTTGCAAAAAGAGGCAAGAAGTTCAGTGAGCTAATAGACGAGCTTCCAAAGTTTTACCAAGTAAAAACCAAGAGACACATAGGAGGAGACAGAAAAGCGATAGTTGCAAAAGTTGCCGAGATTGCGGAGAAAGAAGGCTTGAAAATTGACACAACCGATGGTACAAAGATTCTTCTCGAAGATGGATGGGTGCTAGTAAGGGCAAGCGGAACCGAGCCGATAATAAGAATCTTTGCAGAGGCAAGAAGTGAAGAAAAGGCAAAGGAGTATCTCAACTTAGGTTTGGAGCTGCTGGAGAAAGCTCTGAAGCTCTAG
- a CDS encoding chloride channel protein encodes MRREEYTKKWATILVLSIITGIVGGLGAVIFRKLICFTRLLFFDVLLPHISFYYHGYNLGYILLPAIGSLAIAPIIKKYPELKGNGIPEVIEGVVFKRGEIKGVLAVFKALATSITIGSGGSVGREGPIGFIGASLASALTQAFKLPSEMKKLLTTCGLAAGIAGTFNTPFAGAMFALEVVYMGIFSINLVPIFLSAVIGNTVTLLLLGEAFEVNVPLQIAHEHIELFFLFVMGVLFGVLSAYWAKFLFWLTDRFENIKAPLWTKLFIGGLSVGFIGMFFPQYGILGVGYEGMELAIAGLLPLAVLILLGIGKMIATSLMISSGHSGGIFAPSLYIGALLGAAYGKTLEILFPALGINPAVYALAGMAAFFSGLTQAPINQILMVAELTRGYALLPGVITSATTSFLTARFILKGSSIYTLKLERRRIRIKTGRPIVLETIPVREIMTAKPVFVYKWNTLRDVEELVAKTGHDCFPVVDENMEVLGVVGVKDILNLSQRIKTLPIERFLHGEYGVGYLNETAHDAFEKLMKYNQNLLPIVESPENKKLIGVITKRDIYKAYYRAIREMYIEE; translated from the coding sequence ATGAGAAGAGAAGAATATACAAAGAAGTGGGCAACTATTCTGGTTCTCTCCATAATTACGGGAATAGTTGGTGGATTGGGAGCCGTTATCTTTAGAAAACTAATATGTTTCACAAGACTGCTGTTTTTTGATGTTTTACTCCCTCATATCTCCTTCTACTACCACGGATACAACCTCGGGTACATCTTACTTCCAGCAATAGGTAGTCTCGCAATCGCACCGATAATCAAAAAATATCCGGAATTAAAAGGAAACGGCATACCCGAGGTTATAGAGGGAGTTGTATTCAAAAGAGGAGAAATAAAAGGAGTATTAGCAGTTTTTAAGGCACTAGCAACTTCAATTACCATTGGAAGCGGTGGAAGCGTTGGTAGAGAAGGCCCTATAGGCTTCATTGGAGCTTCACTAGCCTCAGCCTTAACCCAAGCTTTCAAACTCCCCTCCGAAATGAAAAAACTCTTAACCACCTGCGGTCTGGCCGCGGGAATTGCGGGAACTTTTAATACCCCCTTCGCTGGAGCAATGTTTGCCCTTGAAGTTGTCTATATGGGGATATTTTCCATAAACCTTGTTCCGATATTTCTCTCTGCTGTGATAGGTAATACTGTAACGTTGCTACTTTTGGGAGAGGCGTTTGAGGTCAATGTTCCTCTCCAAATTGCCCACGAACACATCGAGCTTTTCTTCCTGTTCGTTATGGGGGTATTGTTTGGGGTTCTAAGTGCTTACTGGGCAAAGTTTCTATTCTGGCTCACAGATAGATTCGAAAACATTAAAGCACCGTTATGGACAAAGCTTTTTATTGGAGGATTGAGCGTTGGTTTTATCGGAATGTTCTTTCCCCAATATGGAATCCTCGGAGTCGGTTATGAGGGGATGGAACTTGCTATTGCAGGGTTGCTTCCGCTTGCAGTTCTTATTCTTTTGGGGATTGGAAAAATGATTGCGACGTCCCTAATGATATCCTCTGGCCACAGCGGTGGCATCTTTGCTCCAAGTCTTTATATCGGAGCCCTACTTGGGGCTGCATACGGGAAGACTTTAGAAATTCTCTTTCCTGCCCTCGGAATTAATCCAGCGGTTTATGCTCTAGCCGGAATGGCTGCATTCTTCAGCGGATTAACCCAGGCCCCAATAAATCAGATACTTATGGTGGCAGAGCTCACTAGAGGGTACGCTCTCCTTCCAGGAGTTATAACTTCCGCAACCACGAGCTTTTTGACAGCTCGGTTTATTCTCAAGGGTTCTTCGATCTATACTCTAAAGCTCGAGCGGAGAAGAATTCGTATAAAAACCGGGCGTCCCATAGTTTTGGAGACAATCCCGGTTAGAGAGATTATGACTGCAAAACCCGTCTTTGTCTATAAATGGAATACTTTAAGAGATGTCGAAGAGCTCGTTGCAAAGACCGGACACGATTGCTTTCCAGTTGTTGATGAAAATATGGAAGTTCTTGGTGTCGTTGGTGTAAAAGATATCCTAAATCTTTCCCAAAGAATAAAGACCCTACCAATAGAGAGATTTCTGCATGGAGAATACGGTGTTGGATATCTAAACGAAACCGCCCACGATGCCTTTGAAAAGCTTATGAAATACAACCAGAATCTTCTTCCAATTGTTGAAAGTCCCGAAAACAAAAAGCTTATTGGCGTTATAACAAAGAGAGACATCTATAAAGCCTACTATCGGGCAATAAGAGAAATGTACATAGAAGAATAA
- the speB gene encoding agmatinase has protein sequence MELLYTYETLKLEFPMSDIDKADFVILGIPFDGTTSYKPGTRFGPTLIRQATLNLESYILDYDVDIADVKIADVGDLAIVAGNPLETIKRGIETVEEIKKINPSAIPVVLGGEHSMTFAPVKALTPKSYVVFDAHLDLRESYEDNPWNHACVARRISELGIKVAEFGIRSGTKEEVEYAKNAGIPWVHARDYTVEKLKKIVKELPEPVYVSIDIDVFDLSMVPSTGTPEAGGLRFWEVIEALEWLVENKKIVGFDIMEVAGTELGDITALTAAKLLFYLIGMLSK, from the coding sequence ATGGAACTCCTCTACACCTATGAGACGCTAAAACTTGAGTTCCCGATGAGCGATATTGATAAAGCTGATTTCGTGATCCTTGGCATACCTTTTGATGGAACGACATCTTACAAGCCCGGAACGAGGTTTGGGCCTACCCTAATAAGACAGGCCACGCTCAACTTGGAAAGCTACATCTTAGACTATGATGTTGACATTGCGGATGTTAAAATAGCTGATGTTGGAGATTTAGCGATAGTTGCAGGCAATCCACTTGAAACCATAAAGAGGGGCATAGAAACTGTAGAAGAAATCAAGAAAATTAACCCCTCTGCAATCCCTGTGGTATTAGGCGGTGAGCATTCGATGACTTTTGCCCCGGTGAAGGCACTAACGCCGAAAAGCTATGTTGTCTTTGATGCCCACCTTGATTTAAGAGAGAGCTACGAAGACAATCCTTGGAACCATGCGTGCGTTGCCAGAAGGATATCAGAACTTGGTATAAAGGTGGCCGAGTTTGGAATAAGAAGCGGCACGAAAGAAGAAGTAGAATATGCGAAAAATGCTGGTATTCCATGGGTTCATGCAAGGGATTACACCGTTGAGAAGCTCAAAAAAATCGTGAAAGAGCTTCCAGAGCCCGTGTATGTCTCAATTGACATAGATGTCTTTGATCTCTCGATGGTTCCATCAACGGGAACTCCTGAGGCCGGTGGGCTGAGGTTTTGGGAAGTTATAGAGGCACTGGAATGGTTGGTTGAGAACAAGAAAATCGTTGGTTTCGATATAATGGAAGTTGCAGGTACAGAACTTGGAGATATTACAGCCCTAACCGCTGCGAAACTTCTCTTTTACCTGATTGGGATGCTCTCAAAATGA
- a CDS encoding translation initiation factor IF-5A, with product MGDKTRVQVSKLKPGRYIIIDDEPCRIVNITVSSPGKHGSAKARIEAVGIFDGKVRSIVKPTSAEVEVPIIDKRTGQIIALTPDTVQLMDMETYELYDVPIETGVEGEIKDKLKEGINVEYWETLGRIKIMKIKGEGE from the coding sequence ATGGGAGATAAGACCAGAGTTCAGGTTAGTAAGCTCAAGCCCGGAAGATACATCATTATTGATGACGAACCATGCAGAATAGTCAACATTACAGTTTCATCCCCCGGAAAGCACGGTTCAGCAAAGGCAAGAATTGAGGCTGTTGGGATATTTGACGGTAAGGTCAGGAGCATCGTGAAGCCAACAAGCGCTGAAGTTGAGGTTCCCATTATCGATAAAAGGACAGGCCAGATTATCGCCCTTACACCAGACACGGTCCAGCTCATGGACATGGAGACCTATGAACTCTATGATGTTCCAATAGAAACGGGCGTTGAGGGTGAAATCAAGGACAAGCTCAAAGAGGGCATTAACGTTGAATACTGGGAAACCCTCGGAAGAATAAAGATAATGAAAATCAAGGGAGAAGGCGAGTGA
- a CDS encoding 16S rRNA methyltransferase: protein MLHLIIADSELELVPEKIRDHPSVVNYAKRRGKKPDEVLLDSTYHHSALRLLEDGERRGRPDIVHLCLLNALESILNKEGKLRVYVHTRNNEIIYIKPETRLPRNYNRFVGLMESLFKKKAVPEDLELLKMEEGTLSELLEEIGPDGVFIMHENGTPVTPKKFGERLVGYNSPAVIVGGFPHGDFLSVVEGEKISIYKEPLMAWTIVNEVLVNYEASLLW, encoded by the coding sequence ATGCTCCATCTAATAATAGCTGACAGTGAGCTTGAGCTTGTTCCAGAAAAAATAAGAGACCATCCTTCAGTTGTCAACTATGCAAAAAGGAGAGGAAAGAAGCCTGATGAAGTGCTCCTTGATTCCACTTACCACCATTCGGCCCTTAGGTTGTTGGAGGATGGAGAAAGAAGGGGCAGGCCAGATATAGTCCATCTGTGCCTCCTAAACGCCCTTGAAAGCATACTAAACAAAGAAGGAAAGCTTAGAGTCTACGTGCATACAAGAAACAATGAGATCATTTATATTAAACCCGAAACCCGGCTTCCTCGAAACTACAATCGCTTCGTAGGGCTAATGGAGAGTCTATTCAAAAAGAAAGCCGTTCCTGAAGATCTTGAACTTCTGAAAATGGAGGAAGGAACACTCTCAGAGCTCCTTGAGGAGATAGGCCCAGATGGAGTTTTCATAATGCATGAAAATGGAACCCCAGTAACCCCGAAAAAGTTCGGAGAAAGGTTGGTTGGTTATAACTCTCCAGCGGTTATTGTTGGCGGATTTCCCCATGGAGACTTTTTGAGCGTGGTGGAAGGAGAGAAAATCAGCATTTACAAGGAGCCTTTGATGGCGTGGACTATTGTCAACGAAGTTTTGGTAAACTATGAGGCGAGTTTACTTTGGTAG